A genomic segment from Neobacillus sp. YX16 encodes:
- the rsgA gene encoding ribosome small subunit-dependent GTPase A gives MPEGKIVKALSGFYYVLHDGEMTQCRGRGVFRKNKVTPLVGDEVVFQAENDREGYIMEVKERKNELVRPPIANVDQAILVFSAVEPDFSTVLLDRFLVLVEYNHIQPLICITKMDLTNEKEKQAITVYADQYRKMGYEVLLTSSETEAGIEGLNPHVENKISVFAGQSGVGKSSLLNVLRPDLELKTNDISSHLGRGKHTTRHVELISVGNGLIADTPGFSSLEFTTIEAEELAYCFPEIARESENCKFRACLHISEPKCAVKAAVEAQTITQYRYQHYVDFLQEIKERKPRY, from the coding sequence ATGCCTGAAGGAAAAATTGTAAAAGCATTAAGTGGGTTTTATTATGTACTACATGATGGAGAAATGACTCAGTGCCGCGGAAGAGGTGTTTTTCGAAAAAATAAAGTTACACCACTTGTTGGAGATGAAGTGGTTTTTCAAGCTGAAAATGATCGTGAAGGTTATATTATGGAAGTTAAGGAAAGGAAGAATGAACTAGTTCGTCCGCCTATTGCGAACGTCGACCAAGCCATTCTAGTTTTTTCCGCTGTTGAACCGGACTTTAGTACCGTGCTACTAGATCGGTTTCTTGTCCTGGTTGAATATAATCATATTCAACCACTTATATGTATTACAAAAATGGATTTAACCAATGAGAAGGAAAAGCAGGCAATTACCGTATATGCTGATCAATACAGAAAAATGGGATATGAAGTATTACTTACTTCATCTGAAACAGAAGCAGGGATTGAAGGGTTAAACCCGCATGTCGAAAATAAAATATCAGTGTTTGCAGGTCAATCAGGGGTTGGAAAGTCATCTTTATTAAATGTGCTGCGGCCAGATCTTGAACTAAAAACAAATGATATTTCCTCCCATTTAGGCAGAGGGAAGCATACTACGCGACATGTTGAATTAATTAGTGTGGGTAATGGTCTAATTGCTGACACACCTGGATTTAGTTCATTGGAATTCACAACGATTGAGGCAGAAGAGCTAGCGTATTGCTTTCCGGAAATAGCGCGAGAAAGTGAAAATTGTAAATTTCGAGCCTGTTTACATATCAGTGAGCCGAAATGTGCAGTGAAAGCAGCGGTTGAAGCCCAGACGATTACTCAATATCGCTATCAACATTATGTTGATTTCCTACAAGAAATTAAAGAAAGAAAGCCGAGGTATTAA
- the rlmN gene encoding 23S rRNA (adenine(2503)-C(2))-methyltransferase RlmN gives MKKTSIYSLQLHELKEWLTNNGEKPFRAEQIYDWLYKKRVSLFEDMNNLSKSLRDKLSENFQITTLKTVIKQSSSDGTIKFLFELHDGYSIETVLMRHDYGNSVCVTTQVGCRIGCTFCASTLGGLKRHLEAGEIVAQVVTVQQALDETDERVSSVVIMGIGEPFDNYDNMMAFLKIINHDKALMIGARHITVSTSGIVPKIYQFADENMQINFAISLHAPNTELRSRLMPINRAYKLDDLMKSVRYYIDKTGRRISFEYGLFGGVNDSVEHAEELADLLKGLKCHVNLIPVNYVPERDYVRTPKDKIFAFEKTLKNRGINVTIRREQGHDIDAACGQLRAKERKEETR, from the coding sequence ATGAAAAAAACGTCGATTTATTCCCTGCAGCTTCATGAACTCAAGGAATGGCTGACTAATAATGGTGAAAAGCCTTTCCGTGCAGAACAAATCTATGACTGGCTGTACAAAAAAAGAGTTTCTTTGTTTGAAGACATGAATAATTTATCAAAAAGTTTACGTGATAAGCTCTCGGAGAATTTTCAGATCACGACATTAAAAACCGTTATTAAGCAATCTTCTTCTGACGGGACCATTAAATTTCTATTTGAACTTCACGATGGATACTCAATTGAGACTGTTTTAATGCGACATGATTATGGTAATTCAGTCTGTGTAACAACCCAGGTTGGCTGCAGGATTGGGTGTACCTTCTGTGCTTCAACCCTTGGCGGGCTTAAGCGTCATTTAGAAGCAGGTGAAATTGTTGCTCAGGTCGTAACCGTACAGCAAGCACTTGACGAAACAGATGAGCGTGTCAGCTCGGTTGTCATTATGGGAATTGGAGAACCCTTTGACAATTATGATAATATGATGGCGTTTCTAAAAATCATTAATCATGATAAAGCACTGATGATTGGTGCACGCCATATAACCGTATCCACTAGCGGTATTGTTCCGAAGATTTATCAATTTGCTGATGAAAATATGCAGATTAATTTTGCGATTTCATTACATGCGCCTAACACTGAATTAAGATCCCGTTTAATGCCGATCAACAGGGCATATAAACTTGATGACTTAATGAAATCTGTAAGGTATTATATCGATAAGACGGGGCGGAGAATTAGCTTTGAATATGGCCTTTTTGGCGGTGTAAATGATTCTGTTGAACATGCTGAAGAATTAGCTGACCTATTGAAGGGGTTAAAATGCCATGTTAATCTAATTCCTGTTAATTACGTTCCCGAGCGGGATTACGTACGTACTCCGAAGGATAAAATTTTTGCATTTGAAAAAACACTCAAAAATCGTGGGATAAATGTAACGATTCGCAGGGAGCAAGGTCACGACATTGACGCAGCATGTGGACAACTTCGTGCAAAGGAGCGGAAAGAGGAGACGAGGTGA
- a CDS encoding thiamine diphosphokinase, protein MHINILAGGPTELLPNLKEYLGENEVWVGVDRGVYSLINMNITPKIAFGDFDSVTNEEYKVIEKHVKAMKRYKPEKNETDMELALNWAIKQKPDLIRIFGASGGRLDHFLANVQLLVKPLLEDNHVEIFLIDNQNILSLKGPGSYKMRKRADKKYVSFVPLTLNVKGLTLEGFKYPLKDRHITIGSTLCISNELISDNGTFSFSEGILLVIRSND, encoded by the coding sequence GTGCATATAAATATCTTAGCCGGGGGACCTACTGAACTATTGCCTAATTTGAAGGAATATTTAGGTGAAAATGAAGTTTGGGTTGGTGTTGATCGAGGGGTTTACAGCCTAATTAATATGAATATTACCCCGAAAATCGCTTTTGGCGACTTTGATTCTGTAACCAATGAAGAATATAAGGTTATCGAAAAACATGTAAAGGCTATGAAAAGGTATAAGCCTGAAAAAAATGAAACAGATATGGAGCTCGCTTTAAATTGGGCAATTAAACAAAAGCCTGATTTAATCAGAATCTTTGGTGCCAGCGGCGGCAGACTGGACCATTTCTTAGCTAATGTCCAATTATTGGTCAAGCCTTTATTGGAAGATAATCATGTAGAAATTTTTCTTATCGATAATCAAAATATCCTATCATTAAAAGGCCCCGGCAGTTATAAAATGAGAAAGAGGGCAGATAAAAAGTATGTTTCTTTTGTTCCTCTAACCCTTAACGTGAAAGGGCTCACTCTAGAAGGATTTAAGTATCCATTAAAAGATCGTCATATTACCATCGGCTCAACGTTATGTATTAGTAATGAACTTATTAGTGATAATGGTACTTTTTCATTTTCAGAAGGCATATTATTAGTGATAAGAAGTAATGATTAA
- a CDS encoding Stp1/IreP family PP2C-type Ser/Thr phosphatase: MKAVFMTDQGRVRQHNEDAGGIFVNMDGNRLAIVADGMGGHRAGDVASEMTISQLKNEWENSKGILTAGDAESWLRSQITNVNSSLFNHAMSNLECDGMGTTVVAAISTNRFVTIANIGDSRCYLLNESGFKQVTEDHSLVNELVRTGQISREDAEHHPRKNVLLRALGTEKAVEMDIKTIIFEEGDILLLCSDGLSNKVNEKEMSAILTNEEPLEHRAGTLISIANENGGEDNITLAIVEFADFSEGDA; encoded by the coding sequence TTGAAAGCTGTTTTTATGACTGACCAAGGCAGGGTCAGGCAACATAACGAAGATGCTGGTGGAATATTTGTAAATATGGACGGTAACCGCCTTGCCATTGTCGCAGATGGGATGGGGGGTCACCGTGCTGGTGACGTTGCCAGCGAAATGACGATTTCTCAGTTGAAAAACGAATGGGAGAATTCAAAGGGTATACTGACTGCTGGAGATGCAGAAAGTTGGTTAAGAAGCCAAATTACAAATGTAAATAGCTCGCTTTTTAATCATGCAATGAGCAACTTAGAATGTGATGGTATGGGTACTACTGTTGTTGCAGCAATTAGTACCAATCGATTTGTGACCATTGCAAACATAGGTGATAGCAGATGTTATTTACTGAATGAGAGTGGGTTTAAACAGGTTACTGAAGATCATTCTCTAGTAAATGAGCTTGTTCGAACAGGACAAATATCGCGGGAAGACGCAGAGCACCATCCCCGTAAAAATGTACTTTTACGTGCTCTTGGTACGGAAAAAGCAGTAGAAATGGATATTAAAACCATTATTTTTGAAGAAGGTGATATCCTCTTATTATGTTCTGATGGTCTTTCCAATAAGGTTAATGAAAAAGAAATGAGTGCTATTCTGACTAATGAAGAACCTTTGGAGCATAGAGCGGGCACCCTTATCTCAATTGCAAATGAAAATGGCGGAGAGGATAACATTACACTTGCGATTGTTGAGTTTGCTGATTTCAGCGAGGGTGATGCATAA
- the def gene encoding peptide deformylase, which translates to MAIQKIVMYPAEVLEKKCRPVVKFDRKLAKLLDDMYDTMIEYDGVGLAAPQIGIDERIAIVDIDNELGTIELINPQILKTSGEQNGPEGCLSFPDLFGEVTRPNYVKIEAYNRKGKKYTLEAEEFLARAILHEIDHLDGILFTTKVSRYLEEDELKGVEIE; encoded by the coding sequence TTGGCTATACAAAAGATTGTTATGTACCCTGCAGAGGTACTCGAAAAAAAATGCAGACCTGTTGTGAAGTTTGACAGAAAGCTTGCTAAATTACTTGATGATATGTACGACACGATGATTGAATACGATGGAGTTGGACTGGCTGCTCCGCAAATTGGAATAGATGAAAGAATTGCAATCGTTGATATTGATAATGAATTAGGAACAATTGAGCTGATTAATCCTCAAATTTTAAAAACATCTGGAGAGCAAAATGGCCCAGAAGGATGTTTAAGCTTCCCAGATTTGTTTGGAGAGGTTACACGACCAAATTATGTGAAGATTGAGGCCTATAATCGCAAAGGAAAAAAGTACACGCTCGAAGCAGAAGAATTTCTCGCTAGAGCGATACTTCATGAAATTGATCATTTGGACGGGATATTATTTACGACGAAGGTTAGCCGATATCTCGAGGAAGATGAGTTAAAAGGAGTAGAAATTGAATGA
- the pknB gene encoding Stk1 family PASTA domain-containing Ser/Thr kinase, producing the protein MLIGKRLSGRYKVLEMIGGGGMANVYLAHDMILDRDVAVKMLRLDFANDEEFIRRFRREAQSATSLAHPNIVSIYDVGEENDLYYIVMEYVEGQTLKQYIQQSSPLQVEDTIEIMKQLTSAISHAHQNHIIHRDIKPQNILVDRYGNVKITDFGIAMALSATSITQTNSVLGSVHYLSPEQARGGMANKKSDVYSLGIVMFELLTGRLPFSGESAVSIALKHLQSETPSVRRWNPNIPQSVENIVLKATAKDSFHRYNNVDEMEEDLRTALDSERLNELKFVIPVDDEATKAIPVITNDRPLQNLGETMVHSQDKNKGNDVASKGKEQKKRKKWPIILISTFLVLSLLGLFTFLVLPGLISPKDVTIPDVSGLELEEAIVKIESAGLQVDEKIESTHEEIEEGIVIKTNPEEGSTVKEDTAINIYISIGKEKFELPDYTGRNYEDVMRILDNQDFKDIKIHEVFDDSDKGTILSQKPGSGEEIVPEDTILEFEVSKGPEKIILRDLTQSNVKGAQDYVDSVGLTLNATEEKYDDTIPAGNIISQSPPSGTEMKKGDTVSVIISKGKEEKPPKTVPVDILIEYTGTVPGQEQKVIIYIEDVNRSMITPADTFPIFATTHKTIELLVPFDGDAGYKVYRDDTVIYDKTVEYPKD; encoded by the coding sequence ATGTTGATTGGAAAACGATTAAGTGGCCGCTATAAAGTATTAGAAATGATTGGCGGAGGCGGGATGGCGAATGTGTATTTAGCCCACGACATGATTCTTGATCGTGATGTGGCTGTCAAAATGCTGCGCCTTGATTTTGCTAATGATGAAGAATTTATACGCCGGTTCCGTAGAGAAGCCCAATCTGCTACAAGTTTAGCTCATCCAAATATCGTGAGTATCTATGATGTTGGAGAAGAAAACGATCTTTATTATATTGTAATGGAATATGTCGAGGGGCAAACATTAAAACAATACATACAACAGAGTTCACCATTACAGGTAGAAGATACAATTGAAATCATGAAACAGTTGACTTCTGCTATTTCCCATGCGCATCAAAACCATATTATCCACAGGGATATCAAGCCTCAAAATATTCTCGTTGACCGTTATGGAAATGTAAAAATAACTGATTTTGGAATTGCAATGGCGCTAAGTGCAACAAGTATTACCCAAACGAATTCAGTTCTGGGATCCGTTCACTATTTATCACCTGAACAGGCACGCGGTGGCATGGCAAATAAAAAATCTGATGTTTATTCACTTGGAATCGTCATGTTTGAATTGTTAACAGGCAGACTGCCCTTTTCAGGCGAATCTGCTGTTTCCATTGCCCTAAAGCATTTGCAATCGGAAACTCCATCCGTAAGAAGGTGGAACCCGAACATTCCTCAAAGTGTTGAAAATATTGTCTTGAAGGCAACGGCTAAGGATTCTTTTCATCGTTATAACAATGTCGATGAAATGGAAGAAGATTTAAGGACAGCACTCGATTCTGAGAGATTAAATGAACTGAAATTTGTCATCCCGGTTGATGATGAAGCGACCAAAGCTATACCGGTGATTACCAATGATCGTCCTCTGCAAAATCTTGGTGAAACAATGGTACATAGTCAGGATAAAAACAAAGGTAATGATGTCGCTTCAAAAGGTAAAGAGCAGAAAAAACGTAAAAAGTGGCCGATAATTCTAATCTCAACTTTCTTAGTGTTATCATTATTAGGGTTATTTACTTTTCTAGTATTACCAGGACTAATTTCTCCTAAAGATGTTACAATCCCTGATGTTAGTGGTTTGGAGTTAGAAGAGGCAATCGTGAAAATAGAATCTGCTGGTCTACAGGTGGATGAAAAAATAGAGAGTACCCATGAAGAAATTGAAGAGGGAATAGTAATAAAAACGAATCCCGAAGAAGGAAGTACCGTTAAGGAAGATACTGCAATTAATATATACATTAGTATTGGTAAAGAAAAATTCGAATTACCGGATTATACAGGCCGCAATTATGAAGATGTGATGCGGATATTAGATAACCAAGACTTTAAGGATATCAAAATACATGAGGTATTCGACGACAGTGACAAGGGTACAATCCTAAGTCAAAAACCTGGAAGCGGCGAAGAAATAGTCCCAGAAGATACCATTCTAGAATTTGAAGTTAGCAAGGGACCGGAGAAAATAATCTTAAGAGATTTAACGCAGTCTAATGTAAAAGGTGCACAGGATTATGTTGATTCTGTCGGTCTTACGCTTAATGCCACTGAGGAAAAGTATGATGATACCATTCCAGCTGGCAATATAATATCACAGTCACCACCTTCGGGAACAGAGATGAAAAAGGGTGACACAGTTTCAGTGATTATCTCAAAAGGAAAAGAAGAGAAACCACCTAAAACTGTTCCAGTTGATATTCTGATTGAGTATACAGGAACGGTACCAGGTCAAGAACAAAAGGTTATTATTTACATTGAAGATGTTAATCGAAGTATGATTACTCCAGCAGATACTTTTCCAATTTTTGCAACAACTCATAAAACAATAGAGCTCTTAGTTCCATTTGATGGCGATGCAGGATATAAAGTTTATAGAGATGATACGGTTATATATGATAAGACTGTAGAGTACCCGAAAGATTAA
- the spoVM gene encoding stage V sporulation protein SpoVM, with product MKFYTIKLPKFLGGLVRAMIGAFKKNE from the coding sequence ATGAAGTTTTATACAATTAAACTGCCAAAGTTTTTAGGTGGACTTGTCCGAGCGATGATTGGTGCATTTAAAAAGAATGAATAG
- the fmt gene encoding methionyl-tRNA formyltransferase, whose product MTRIVFMGTPDFSVPVLRRIIEDGYEVIGVVTQPDRPVGRKKVLTPPPVKVEALKHGIPVYQPEKIRQKEEIEKILSLNPDLIITAAFGQILPKEILEAPTQGCINVHASLLPELRGGAPIHYALIQGKKKTGITIMYMVEKLDAGDILTQVEVEITEEDNVGSLHTKLSVAGAALLSETLPKLLEGKLTPVPQNNEKATFAYNIKRDQEKIDWSKTGEEIYNHIRGLNPWPVAFTTLDGQTLKLWRCEKVTGVKNEVPGTIIQNAPDGITVSTGNESAIKIKELQPSGKTKMTSEEFYRGAGSKIIVGKRLGESNDE is encoded by the coding sequence ATGACGAGAATCGTGTTTATGGGAACCCCGGATTTTTCAGTACCCGTCTTGCGTAGAATTATTGAAGATGGTTATGAGGTTATTGGTGTGGTTACTCAGCCCGACAGACCGGTTGGCAGAAAAAAAGTTCTGACACCACCGCCTGTCAAGGTTGAAGCGTTAAAGCATGGAATCCCGGTCTATCAACCTGAAAAAATCCGTCAAAAAGAGGAAATAGAAAAGATTCTTTCTTTGAATCCTGACCTTATCATTACAGCGGCTTTTGGACAAATATTGCCAAAGGAAATATTAGAAGCACCAACACAGGGCTGTATTAATGTCCATGCCTCTCTTCTGCCGGAACTTCGGGGCGGAGCGCCTATACATTATGCACTTATCCAAGGCAAGAAGAAAACGGGGATAACGATTATGTATATGGTTGAAAAACTGGATGCTGGAGATATATTAACGCAGGTTGAAGTGGAAATTACCGAGGAAGATAATGTTGGTTCCCTTCATACTAAACTTAGTGTTGCAGGGGCTGCATTATTGTCAGAAACACTTCCTAAGCTATTAGAAGGAAAATTAACACCTGTCCCTCAAAATAATGAAAAAGCTACATTCGCTTATAACATAAAAAGGGATCAAGAAAAAATCGACTGGTCCAAAACGGGTGAGGAAATCTATAATCATATTCGCGGATTAAATCCATGGCCGGTTGCTTTTACAACTCTCGATGGTCAAACATTGAAGCTATGGCGCTGTGAAAAGGTAACAGGGGTAAAGAATGAGGTGCCTGGGACTATTATACAAAATGCTCCTGATGGTATTACGGTATCAACCGGTAATGAAAGTGCTATTAAGATAAAAGAGCTGCAGCCCTCTGGTAAAACAAAAATGACGAGTGAAGAGTTTTACAGAGGTGCAGGATCGAAAATCATAGTGGGCAAGAGACTAGGAGAATCAAATGACGAATAA
- the rsmB gene encoding 16S rRNA (cytosine(967)-C(5))-methyltransferase RsmB, whose translation MTNKKKNVREAAMDLLDAIEKNQSYSNLLLNTTIEKNNISPLDTGLLTELTYGTLQRRMALDFFLKPFIKNSKKLEKWVLQLLRITLYQMVYLDKIPDRAAIFEAVEIAKKRGHKGIAGMVNGVLRSIQREGLPSLDVVSDPIERLSIETSHPEWLVKRWVNQFGMEKTKGMCEVNLTAPLQTARVNLTKTTIRECIEDLDEEGFQIEKSPIIPEAIRALRGNLAFSRAFKKGMITIQDESSMLAAYALAPNENELILDACAAPGGKSTHIAETMKLTGGVISLDLHEHKVKLINENAKRLGLGNIRTIAMDSRNAGEHFEKEYFDRILLDAPCSGLGVMRRKPDMKYTKKEQDLNQLSTIQQNLLKSVSPLVKKGGILVYSTCTVDKEENENTVFTFLQEHPEFEVDVTLKERMPEAIQPLVTEGFLQILPQDFGSDGFFIACLRKKV comes from the coding sequence ATGACGAATAAAAAGAAAAATGTGCGGGAAGCCGCAATGGATTTACTTGATGCGATTGAGAAAAACCAATCATATAGTAACTTACTTCTTAATACTACTATTGAGAAAAACAATATTTCCCCTCTTGATACAGGGTTGCTGACTGAGTTAACTTATGGAACTTTACAAAGAAGGATGGCACTAGACTTCTTTTTAAAGCCCTTTATTAAAAACAGTAAAAAGTTGGAAAAATGGGTGCTTCAGCTGTTAAGGATTACCCTTTATCAAATGGTATACCTTGATAAAATCCCAGATAGAGCAGCTATATTTGAAGCAGTGGAAATAGCCAAAAAGCGAGGCCACAAGGGTATTGCTGGAATGGTAAATGGAGTCCTGCGCAGTATTCAGCGTGAAGGCCTTCCATCTTTGGATGTGGTAAGTGACCCAATTGAAAGATTATCAATCGAAACAAGCCACCCGGAATGGCTCGTTAAGAGATGGGTCAATCAGTTTGGTATGGAAAAAACAAAAGGAATGTGTGAGGTCAACTTAACTGCTCCCCTGCAAACAGCAAGAGTGAATCTAACTAAAACCACCATACGTGAATGTATTGAGGATCTTGATGAAGAAGGCTTTCAAATCGAAAAAAGCCCTATTATACCTGAAGCTATTCGGGCATTAAGAGGAAATTTAGCATTTTCAAGGGCATTTAAAAAAGGCATGATTACCATTCAAGACGAAAGTTCAATGCTCGCAGCCTATGCATTAGCTCCCAATGAAAACGAACTGATATTGGATGCTTGCGCTGCTCCTGGCGGAAAAAGTACACATATTGCAGAAACAATGAAACTCACGGGGGGAGTAATCTCGCTCGATTTACATGAACACAAAGTAAAATTAATTAATGAAAATGCTAAACGGTTAGGTTTGGGCAATATAAGGACAATCGCAATGGACTCGCGAAATGCGGGAGAACATTTCGAAAAAGAATACTTTGATCGAATACTTCTTGATGCCCCATGTTCTGGATTAGGGGTTATGAGAAGAAAACCGGACATGAAGTATACAAAAAAAGAACAGGATCTTAATCAATTAAGTACGATTCAGCAAAATTTATTAAAATCTGTGTCACCTTTAGTCAAAAAAGGTGGAATTCTTGTCTATAGTACGTGTACAGTAGATAAGGAAGAAAATGAAAATACGGTTTTTACATTTTTACAGGAGCATCCTGAATTTGAGGTGGATGTTACCTTAAAAGAAAGAATGCCGGAGGCCATCCAACCATTGGTAACAGAAGGTTTTTTACAAATCCTTCCTCAGGATTTCGGCTCTGACGGGTTCTTTATCGCATGCTTAAGAAAGAAGGTGTAA
- the rpe gene encoding ribulose-phosphate 3-epimerase: MVKIAPSILSADFARLGEEIVAVEKAGADYIHIDVMDGHFVPNITIGPLIVEAIRPITKLPLDVHLMIENPDQFIENFAKAGADYITVHVEACRHLHRTIHHIKSFGIKAGVVLNPATPVESIQHILADIDMVLLMSVNPGFGGQKFIPEVLPKIRKVKEMANSIGKELEIEIDGGVNPETAKQCMEAGANVLVAGSAIYNQEDYAAAISLIRG; this comes from the coding sequence ATGGTGAAAATAGCACCTTCCATCCTTTCTGCTGATTTTGCCAGATTAGGTGAAGAAATAGTCGCCGTTGAAAAGGCAGGAGCTGACTATATCCATATCGATGTTATGGATGGTCATTTTGTTCCAAATATTACGATAGGGCCATTAATTGTGGAGGCAATTCGTCCGATAACAAAGCTTCCGCTAGATGTTCATCTTATGATTGAAAATCCTGACCAATTTATTGAAAATTTTGCTAAGGCAGGAGCAGATTACATTACAGTCCATGTTGAAGCTTGCCGACACCTTCATCGGACCATTCACCATATTAAATCTTTTGGAATAAAAGCAGGAGTAGTCTTAAATCCAGCTACTCCAGTTGAGTCTATTCAGCATATTTTAGCAGATATTGATATGGTGCTTTTAATGTCCGTAAATCCAGGTTTTGGCGGTCAAAAGTTTATACCAGAAGTCCTGCCTAAAATTAGGAAAGTTAAGGAAATGGCGAATTCAATAGGGAAAGAACTTGAGATAGAAATTGACGGCGGGGTAAATCCTGAAACTGCAAAACAATGTATGGAGGCTGGGGCAAACGTTCTAGTAGCGGGATCGGCTATTTATAATCAAGAGGACTACGCAGCTGCCATATCGTTAATAAGAGGTTAA
- the rpmB gene encoding 50S ribosomal protein L28: MPRKCVVTGRKTTSGNTRSHAMNANKRTWGANLQKVRILVDGKPKRVWVSTRALRSGKVERV, translated from the coding sequence ATGCCACGTAAATGTGTTGTAACTGGTAGAAAAACAACATCTGGTAATACACGTTCACACGCTATGAACGCTAACAAGCGTACATGGGGTGCTAACCTACAAAAAGTACGTATTCTTGTTGATGGAAAGCCTAAACGTGTTTGGGTTTCTACAAGAGCGTTAAGATCTGGTAAAGTAGAACGCGTATAA